In a single window of the Nodularia spumigena CCY9414 genome:
- a CDS encoding transposase, producing MSRFYIAEIEGTVKTLTIKRTPLGELFMVVVVDEGGQAEVEVKTGKIAGFDFGLKTFLTCSDGTKVESPQFFKQSLHLIKKAHRHHCAKSKGSANRERARKNLVRRYEDISHKRRDWFWKLAHELTDRKTRRKPLTLGMGRRR from the coding sequence TTGTCTAGGTTTTATATAGCAGAAATAGAGGGAACAGTCAAAACTCTCACCATTAAACGCACACCATTGGGTGAGTTGTTCATGGTTGTAGTTGTTGATGAAGGTGGTCAAGCCGAAGTTGAAGTCAAGACAGGTAAAATCGCTGGCTTTGACTTTGGTTTAAAAACATTTCTCACTTGCTCCGATGGCACAAAAGTTGAATCTCCCCAATTTTTCAAACAATCGCTTCATCTGATTAAAAAAGCTCACAGACACCACTGTGCAAAGTCCAAAGGGTCGGCTAATCGTGAAAGAGCTAGAAAGAATCTGGTACGCAGGTATGAAGATATTTCTCACAAAAGACGCGATTGGTTTTGGAAATTAGCACATGAGTTAACTGACCGAAAAACGAGACGCAAGCCCCTGACTTTAGGCATGGGGAGAAGGCGGTAA
- a CDS encoding helix-turn-helix domain-containing protein, translating into NNPQEAQRLVGLKYEQLQELLDKAIKLHNHKRELLEDRKVRIILGGGGRRPKLSPSEQIILTLTYLRHLTTFQLLGIQFGVSETTANDTFNYWLPLLGELLPPSLVEQVKKTPVTMKLLKKF; encoded by the coding sequence AATAATCCCCAGGAAGCACAGCGTTTAGTAGGGCTGAAATATGAACAGTTGCAGGAACTTTTAGACAAAGCCATTAAACTGCACAATCATAAACGAGAATTGCTTGAAGATAGAAAAGTGAGAATTATTCTGGGTGGAGGTGGTCGCAGACCAAAATTATCACCATCGGAGCAAATAATTCTCACCCTAACATATTTACGACATTTAACCACATTTCAACTATTGGGTATTCAATTTGGCGTGAGTGAAACAACTGCAAATGATACGTTTAACTATTGGTTGCCATTATTGGGAGAATTATTACCACCAAGTTTAGTAGAACAGGTAAAAAAAACTCCAGTGACTATGAAATTGTTAAAGAAGTTTTAA
- a CDS encoding HARBI1 family protein, translating into MVAIIGRIITTKFSRTGKKNSSDYEIVKEVLTDFELIVDSYEQPIERPSEYQQQEKYYSGKKKMHTRKSQLIVLPNGRDIVDVVAGEPGRKSDINLFRENKNGFEEKQKFSGDKAYQGEKSIKTPEKKPRKKELSSEQKIQNKELASERIFVEHLIRLVKIFRVAQERFRLNSSKYEQIIMTICGLVRLRIGTFIL; encoded by the coding sequence TTGGTTGCCATTATTGGGAGAATTATTACCACCAAGTTTAGTAGAACAGGTAAAAAAAACTCCAGTGACTATGAAATTGTTAAAGAAGTTTTAACAGACTTTGAACTAATCGTAGATAGCTATGAACAGCCCATAGAAAGACCTTCAGAGTATCAACAGCAGGAAAAATATTACTCAGGTAAGAAGAAAATGCACACTAGAAAAAGTCAATTAATTGTTCTGCCTAATGGTAGAGATATTGTTGATGTAGTAGCTGGTGAGCCAGGACGAAAAAGTGACATAAATTTATTTCGGGAAAATAAAAATGGGTTTGAAGAGAAACAAAAATTTTCCGGTGACAAAGCTTACCAAGGAGAGAAATCAATTAAAACACCTGAAAAAAAGCCTAGAAAAAAAGAATTAAGTTCTGAACAAAAAATTCAAAATAAAGAACTGGCATCAGAGCGCATATTTGTAGAACATTTAATTCGTTTAGTGAAGATATTTAGAGTAGCTCAAGAAAGATTTAGATTAAATTCCTCTAAATACGAGCAGATAATTATGACTATTTGTGGACTCGTTAGATTACGCATTGGCACATTTATTTTGTAA
- a CDS encoding FG-GAP repeat domain-containing protein, with protein MFGQQSSSVFEQTIKKAFDNSLAKSAFLLSDSSSELSTTLPSSSSSSQFNSTATIPNLFGGSNPNPNPYLTSAAIVPDFNGDGKTDKLWVNAETGEIIVRLMDGTRIIEEASLGQYDLSSMSYKIADFNGDGKTDFLLRNQTTGDNRIVLMDGTRVANTLALESVDPNWTASIGDFNGDRKTDIFWHSNQSGQNAIWTMDGTTVVDATVLETTDALFAPTIVDFDGNGKSDVFWRNQTTGENKVWFMDGTNKSEFALQSQDPSWDFTLGDFNGDFRTDLLWRNAETGENKIWTMNGIFVTEGALATRDSSWTSSIGDFNGDGKTDIFWNNQVTGENTAWLMDGTAVSTEAFLPSIAPGLTPSLGDFDGNGTTDIYWRDQQTGVDRIWSMNGTTATESFIAEENRLSPEWFTA; from the coding sequence ATGTTTGGACAGCAAAGTTCCTCTGTGTTTGAGCAAACAATAAAGAAAGCATTTGATAATTCTTTGGCAAAATCAGCGTTTTTATTATCTGATTCTTCCTCAGAATTAAGTACTACTTTACCAAGTAGTAGTAGTTCCTCCCAATTCAACAGTACAGCCACAATTCCCAATTTATTTGGAGGATCAAACCCCAACCCTAATCCTTACTTAACCAGTGCGGCGATAGTTCCTGATTTCAACGGTGATGGCAAAACAGATAAACTTTGGGTAAATGCTGAAACAGGTGAAATCATCGTTCGGCTAATGGATGGAACCAGGATTATTGAAGAAGCTTCCCTCGGTCAATATGACCTATCATCGATGTCTTACAAAATTGCCGACTTCAACGGTGATGGTAAGACTGACTTCTTGTTGCGTAATCAGACAACAGGCGATAATCGCATTGTGCTAATGGATGGCACAAGAGTTGCTAATACACTTGCACTCGAATCAGTTGACCCCAATTGGACAGCTAGCATTGGCGATTTCAATGGCGATCGCAAAACCGATATTTTCTGGCATAGTAACCAAAGCGGTCAAAATGCTATTTGGACAATGGATGGTACTACAGTTGTTGACGCAACCGTTCTAGAAACCACAGACGCATTATTTGCTCCCACCATTGTAGATTTTGACGGTAATGGCAAAAGTGATGTCTTCTGGCGCAATCAAACAACTGGTGAAAACAAAGTTTGGTTCATGGATGGGACTAACAAATCCGAATTTGCTCTGCAATCGCAAGACCCATCTTGGGACTTTACCCTTGGTGATTTCAACGGCGACTTTAGAACTGACCTGCTGTGGCGCAATGCAGAAACAGGCGAGAACAAGATTTGGACAATGAATGGTATTTTTGTCACTGAAGGTGCGCTAGCAACACGAGACTCATCCTGGACATCTTCCATTGGTGACTTCAATGGCGATGGTAAGACAGATATCTTCTGGAATAATCAGGTAACTGGTGAGAACACCGCCTGGTTAATGGATGGCACAGCAGTCAGTACTGAAGCTTTCCTACCTAGCATTGCTCCTGGTTTGACCCCATCATTGGGTGACTTCGATGGTAATGGCACAACTGACATTTACTGGCGCGACCAACAAACAGGTGTAGATAGAATTTGGTCGATGAATGGCACAACAGCAACTGAGTCTTTTATCGCCGAAGAAAATAGACTTTCTCCAGAATGGTTTACCGCCTAG
- a CDS encoding aminopeptidase P N-terminal domain-containing protein: MQAEYQQRREKLMAKIGNGTAIFRSAPMAVMHNDVEYTYRQDSDFFYLTGFNEPQAVAVLTPHHPEHRFVLFVQPKNREKEVWTGYLCGVDAAKEMYGADAAYPIAELDEKLPQYLEKADRIYYHLGRDRTFNDKILTHYQSLLRTYPKRGIGPTGIEDTGTILSSMRLVKSQPELQLMRQAADIAVEAHNRAREFTAPGRYEYEIQAEIEHTFKLRGGMGPAYPSIVASGVNACVLHYIENHRQMQDQELLLIDAGCAYGYYNSDITRTFPVGGKFTPEQKTLYEIVLEAQKQAIAQVKPGNTFNAVHDAAVRVITEGLVEIGILKGEIDKLIEEEKYKPYYMHRTSHWLGLDVHDVGVYQHGEDKPQILQAGQVLTVEPGIYIVPDTKLAEDQPETDPRWVGIGIRIEDDVLVTPTGHEVLTAGVPKEVAEVER, encoded by the coding sequence ATGCAAGCAGAATATCAGCAGCGTCGTGAAAAGTTAATGGCAAAAATTGGTAATGGTACGGCGATTTTTCGCAGTGCGCCAATGGCAGTCATGCACAATGACGTGGAATATACTTATCGTCAGGACAGTGATTTTTTCTATCTGACTGGGTTTAATGAACCCCAAGCTGTAGCAGTATTAACGCCACACCATCCAGAACATCGGTTTGTGTTGTTTGTCCAACCGAAGAACCGAGAAAAGGAAGTTTGGACTGGTTATCTTTGTGGAGTAGATGCAGCCAAGGAAATGTATGGTGCTGATGCAGCTTACCCAATTGCTGAACTCGATGAAAAGTTACCCCAATATTTGGAAAAAGCCGATCGCATTTACTATCATTTAGGACGCGATCGCACTTTTAATGATAAAATCCTCACACATTACCAAAGTTTACTGCGGACATACCCCAAGCGTGGCATAGGCCCCACTGGCATCGAAGATACTGGAACCATCCTCAGCAGCATGAGATTGGTAAAAAGTCAACCTGAATTGCAATTGATGCGTCAAGCTGCCGACATCGCCGTGGAAGCACACAATCGCGCTAGGGAATTTACCGCACCCGGACGTTATGAGTACGAAATCCAGGCGGAAATAGAACATACCTTTAAGTTACGCGGTGGGATGGGGCCAGCTTATCCTTCCATTGTCGCTTCTGGGGTGAATGCCTGTGTATTACATTACATCGAAAATCATCGGCAAATGCAGGATCAGGAATTACTGCTGATTGATGCTGGTTGTGCTTATGGTTATTACAACTCTGATATTACCCGGACATTTCCAGTAGGGGGTAAGTTTACACCAGAACAAAAAACATTGTATGAGATTGTTTTAGAGGCTCAAAAACAGGCGATCGCCCAAGTAAAACCCGGTAATACTTTTAACGCAGTTCACGATGCTGCCGTGCGTGTCATCACTGAAGGATTAGTAGAAATTGGTATCCTCAAAGGTGAAATTGACAAGTTAATTGAGGAAGAAAAATATAAACCTTATTATATGCACCGCACCAGCCATTGGTTAGGTTTGGATGTTCATGATGTGGGTGTTTACCAACACGGTGAAGATAAACCGCAGATTTTGCAAGCTGGACAGGTGTTAACTGTGGAACCGGGAATTTATATAGTTCCAGATACCAAACTAGCAGAAGACCAACCAGAAACAGACCCGCGCTGGGTAGGTATTGGGATTCGCATTGAAGATGATGTTTTGGTAACGCCTACAGGCCATGAAGTTTTAACGGCTGGGGTTCCCAAAGAAGTGGCGGAAGTGGAAAGATAA
- a CDS encoding Uma2 family endonuclease, with amino-acid sequence MNVIVAKWTIDEYHSMIDSGILDDRKVELLEGEIVEMSPEGEPHAYCSHEAGQYLTNLLGTRATIRQAKPITLPNDSEPEPDLAIVQSLGREYREHHPYPENIFWLIEYANSSLEKDLALKSKIYAAAGILEYWVVNLKKLHLVVFRDILDGEYATKQTLTTGTIQPLAFPDISISVEQICDRN; translated from the coding sequence ATGAACGTGATTGTGGCTAAGTGGACGATTGACGAATATCACAGCATGATTGACTCTGGTATTTTAGATGATCGCAAGGTGGAATTATTGGAAGGAGAAATTGTTGAAATGTCGCCAGAAGGAGAACCCCATGCTTATTGTAGCCATGAAGCGGGTCAGTATCTCACAAATTTGTTAGGCACACGTGCCACGATACGTCAAGCTAAACCCATTACCCTACCCAACGACTCGGAACCCGAACCTGATTTAGCCATTGTCCAAAGTTTAGGACGGGAGTATCGAGAACATCATCCCTATCCAGAAAATATTTTTTGGTTAATTGAGTATGCTAACTCTAGTTTAGAGAAAGATTTAGCACTAAAATCCAAAATCTACGCCGCAGCAGGTATTTTAGAGTATTGGGTTGTAAATCTCAAAAAGTTACATTTAGTGGTGTTTAGAGACATCCTAGATGGAGAATACGCGACAAAACAAACCTTGACTACAGGAACAATTCAACCTCTGGCATTTCCAGATATTTCTATTTCTGTAGAACAGATATGCGATCGCAATTAA